From the genome of Vulgatibacter sp.:
GAGCTGCCGGATCACGTAGCCCTGCGGCCGCACCCTGCCGGCGCGGTAGCGGTCGAGCCAGAGCCGGTAGGTATGCGAGGGGTCGAGGAAGAGCTCCTGCGGCGCCAGCGAGAGGATGACGTGGGGGTCGCGCAGGTAGAGCGCGATGTCGCGCTGCCCAGGCTCCTCCTCCATCAGCGTGCGCGCGAGCACGTCGGGCTCGGCGAAGGTATGGGCAAAGATCAGGCGACCCCAGCCGCAGGGAACGGCCACGTTGGCCTGCAGGACGGAAGGCTCCTGCGGATCGTGCCAGAGCTGCAGGCTCGGGCCGTGCTTGCGGTCGAGACGGGTGTCGTGGATACGGGGCTGCACCGGATGCCTCCAGTCGAACCGTTGCGAGGGGCGGTTAGAGACCGTGGGACTGCAGCCAGAGCTCGAGCAGGGCGACCTGCCAGAGCTTCGACCCGCGCAGCGGCGTGATGTGCTTCTCCGGATCGGCGAGCAGCGTCGCCACCCGGTCCGCCTGGAAGAGCCCGCGCTCCCTCGCCTGCCGGGAGCCCAGCGTCTCCTTCACCCGCTCGAGATAGGGGCCCTGCAGGTATTTGAGGGCAGGCACCGGGAAGTAGCCCTTGGGCCTGTCGATCACCTCGTGCGGGATCACGCGGCGGCCCGCCTCCTTGAGGACGCCCTTGCCGCCCTGCGCCACCTTGTACTCGGCGGGGATCCGCGCGCCCAGCTCCACCACCTCGTGATCGAGGAAGGGCACCCGGGCCTCGAGGCCGAAGGCCATGGTCTGGTTGTCCACCCGCTTCACCGGGTCGTCGACCAGCATCACCGTGGTGTCGATCCGCAGCGCCTTGTCCACCGCGCGCGACGCGCCGGGGCGGGCGAAATGCTCCTCGACGAAGGCGCGGCTGTGATCGGCGCCGACCCAGCGCGGCTGCATCGTGGCGGCGTACTCCTCCGGATCGCGATCGAAGAAGACCCTGCCGTAGTCGCCGACGGCGTCGTTGCTCTCCAGCATCGGCGGGTACCAGTGGTACCCGGCGAAGATCTCGTCGGCGCCCTGCCCGCTCTGCACCACCTTCACGTGCTTCGAGACCTCCTCGGAGAGGAGGAAGAAGCCGACGTTGTCGTGGCTCACCATCGGCTCGCTCATGGCGGCGATGCAGCGCTCGAGCGCGGGCAGCGCGCGCTTGGAGTCGACGGCGATCTTGTGGTGGTCGGTGCCGAAATGCCTCGCCACGATGTCGGAGTACTGGAACTCGTCGCCCGCCTCGCCGTTCACCGTCTCGAAGCCGATCGAGAAGGTGGAGAGCCCTTTCTGCCCCTCCTCCGCCAGGAGGCCGACGATGAGGCTGGAGTCGAGGCCGCCGGAGAGGAGCACGCCCACCGGCACGTCGGCGACGAGGCGGCGGCGCACCGCGCGGCGCAGGGTGTCGAGCGTGAGATCCTCCCAGTCGCGGGCGGAGAGCTTCTCGTCGCCTGCCCGGGGCTCGAAGCGCGGCTCCCAATAGCGGGTATCGCGGCGGTTTCCGTCGGCGTCGATCACCGCCACGGTGGCCGGGGGCAGCTTGCGCACGCCCCGGAGGATGGTGCGCGGCGGCGGCACCACCGAGTGGAAGTGCATGTAGTGGTGGAGCGCCACCTCGTCGATCGTGGTGTCGACCTCGCCGCCCGCGAGCAGCGCGGGGAGAGTGGAGGCGAAGCGGAGGCGGCTGCCGCTCTCGGCCAGGTAGAGCGGCTTGATGCCGAGGCGATCGCGGCCGAGGACCACGCGGCCGCTGTCGCGCTCCACGATGCAGAAGGCGAACATGCCCTGCAGCCGCTCCACGAAGGCGGGACCGAAGGCGTGGTAGGCCTTGAGCAGCACCTCGGTATCGCCGCTGGAGAAGAAGCGGTAGCCCCGCTCCTCCAGCTCGGCCCGGAGCTCCTTGTAGTTGTAGATGCAGCCGTTGAAGACGAGGCTGAGGCCGAGATCGCTGTCGACCATGGGCTGCGCCGCGTGATCGCTGAGGTCGATGATCTTGAGCCGCCGGTGGCCGAGCGCCACGCGCCCCTGGGCGTGAACGCCGGCGCCGTCGGGGCCACGGGGGGCAAGCGCCTCGGTCATCGCCGCGACCGCGGGTACCGAAGCAACGGAGCCGTCGAAGCGGATCTCTCCGCTGAAACCGCACATGTCGTTCTCCCTTCGCACGCACCTGCCCGCTGCGGCGATGGCCGCGCTGCTGCCGGTGCTGTTCCGATCCTGCGGCGGGCACAAGGCGCATCTGCCGCGTTGGAGCAATGCAGCCGCGGCCCCCACCCGGGAGGTGGTTCCACGAAGCCGCAACAAGCTGGGCATCTCCCACCGGCGCCGCAAGGGGCTGGCAGGCCTTCGAATGCGGCGGGGTGTAACAATTGGGGCAGCAAAAGTCAAAGACCCATGGCACCCAGAGTGACAGCACATCACACCTGCCCACCCGCCGCCCCCGCGCTATGTTTGCCAAATGACGGTGCGTTCCGACGTGCTCGTGATCGGGGCGGGGATGGCAGGCCTCGCCGCCGCGCACGAGCTGCAGCGGCACGGCAGGCAGGTGCTGGTCCTGGAGGCGCGGGATCGCGTGGGCGGAAGGGTCTGGACGGTCCACGTGCCCGGCCTCGCGCCGCCGGTGGAGCTGGGGCCCGAGTTCATCCACGGCGTGCCCCCCTCCACCTGCACCCTCGCCCGGGATGCAGGCCTGGCGGTGCACGAGATCGAGGCGACCCACCTCTGCCTCGAAGGCGGGGCGCTGGGCTCCTGCGGGCCGGGCTTCGAGCGGGCGGTGCGCAGCCTCGCAGAGGCGAAGGAGGACGTAACCTTCGCCACCTGGCTCGCGCGGCAGCGACGGCGCGGCGCCCTCGACGACCGCGAGGCGGAGCTCGCCACCTCCTACGTGGAGGGCTTCTATGCGGCGGACCCGGGCGACGCGTCGGCCCGGGCGATCGCGCTGGAGGAGGAAGCCTCCGCCAGGAACCAGGGCGACAGGGCCTTCCGCATCGAGGCGGGCTACGCGGCGCTGGCGGGCTGGCTCGCGCGGGATCTCGCCGTGCGGCTCTCGACGCCGGTGGAGCGGATCCACTGGCGACCCGGCGAGGTGGTGGCCACGACCCCGGGCGGCACCTTCGCTGCGCCGGCTGCGGTGGTGGCGTTGCCGCTGGCGGCGCTGCAGCAGAGCGACCTCTTCCGCCCGGGGCTCGGCAGCGGGGACGATCTGGAGCGGCTGGGGATGGGTGATCTGGTGAAGCTCACCCTGCAGTTCCGCAGCCGTTTCTGGGGCGACCGGCTTCCAGTCATGGGCTTCTTCCACGTGCGGCACGGAAGCTACATCACCTGGTGGAGTGCGTGGCCCGAGCCGGCGCCGCTGCGGGTCGCCTGGGCGGGCGGCACCGCTGCGGAGCGGCTGCAGCGCGCGCCCGACACGTTGACGGAGGTCGCCGTCGCGGAAGGCGCGCGGCTCCTCGGCACGAGCGAGGAGCGGGTGCGGCGGGAGCTGGCGGCGGTGCACCACCACGACTGGCGCGCCGACCCGTGGGCCGGCGGCGCCTATACCTACCTGCGGGTCGGCGGCATCGAGGCGCAGGCCCGCGCCGCGCAGCCGGTGGCGGAGACCCTCTTCTTCGCGGGCGAGTGGGCCGATCTCGAGGACGTCGGCACCGTGCGGGCCGCACTCCGCACCGGCACGCGTGCGGCGCGGGCCCTGCTCGCCAGCGGGGCCCACGCCGTGGCCGGCAGATGAACGAGGGGCGGCGCCGGTGCGCCCGACGCCGCCCCATCGGATGCAGACGCGGCAGCCCGTCAGACCGCAGCTTCGCCGTGGGCTTCGAGACGGGTGGCCTCGGTGAGCCAACCCTTCACCAGCTGCAGGTGCCGCTGCTCCTCCTGCAGGGCGCGGCGGAACTCGGGCACGAGCTCGTCCTGCCCGAACTCGTCCGCCAGCTCGATCAGCATCTCCCACGAGGCGTTGTCCACGAGCTCCGCGGTGAGCAGCGCGCTGAGGCATTGGGGGATCGTGGTGCGTGGGTCGGTGATCACCTGCATCACGCCCATCGCCTGCACGCCCGCCATGTCCGCGCTCGGCGTCTCGGTGGTCGGGTCGGCGCCCAGCTTCTCGATCGCCTCGGCGAGGAGCTGCATGTGCTCCGTCTCCTGGTCCTGGATCTCGCGGAGCGCCTCCTCGTGGATGCCGATGCCGTTGCCGCCGCCCAACGCAGCGAGCTTGGCCCGCACCGCCTCGTAGAGGCGGGTGCCGGTGCGCTCGAAGGCGAGGCGCTCGCCCAGCTTGTCGAGGAGCACGGTGGGCTTCCTGCCGGTCATCATCGTGCCGGCGGCCTTCACTGCCCCCTTCACCGACGAAGGCGGCGGCATCGTGCCGATCGTCTCGCCGTTGCTCGAATAGGCCCCGCGCATCGAGGCCATGGCGCGCTCGTCGCCTGGCGGCACCCGCGCGTCCTGCGCGAACTCGAACATCTTCTTCGACTGCTTCGGCGACATCGCCGCGCCGGTGCGGTTCTTCCCCATGTCGACAGGCGTCTTCATCAATGCACCCCCACTTCGTGCGCGCGGAGCATCTGGGCCCGCTTGATCAGCTCGGTGCCCGGGATCCAGTGGTAGCCGGCGGAGACGATCTCGGTCGGCGAGCCGGAGGCGTTGACCATGCGGTTGTAGGCGAAGGTCGGCGACGTCGACGGCATCCGATCCTTCGGCACGAAATTGGGCCCGTCGGCGCGCAGATCGACCTGGTTCTCGAGGACGGTGCGCACGTAGTCGCGGTGGCTGGTGAAGTCGAGGGGCGTGGGCAGCGTCCGCGGCAGGATCTCCGCGGGGTCCCGCTTCTCCACCTTCTGGAAGAGCTCCATCACGAAGTGCAGGTGCCCCAGCTCGTAGTTCAGCAGCATCTCCCAGACCTGCTTGATCCGCGGGTTCGACTCCTGCTGGTAGCAGGAGAAGTAGCAGAAGACCTCGGTGGCCTCGTGGATCAGCCACTTCTCCATCCAGGTCTCGTCGGGATCGATGATCGACTCGTACTGGGTGACGTGCTGCTCCTCGATCGAGGAGATCTCGGCGTAGACCTGCCGCGCGACCGGATCCGCGTAGACGTTGCCGACGGTGGCATAGAAGTTCCGGGTCTGCTGCTCTGCGGCGAGGATGGTGGTCGCGTGGATCTTGGTGAGCGGGTCCGCCTTCTTCCTGTCGTAGGGCGTACGCAGATCGTCGAAGGGATGGCGGTGCTGCTCGACGGTGGGCCGTCCCGGCACCACGTCGGTGTAGCTCTGGAGGATGCTGTTGGGATCCTTGCCCTCGAGGCGATCCAGCAGCGCCGCGTAGCGGTAGAGGTGGTCGAAATCCTCGAGCAGGCCGAACTCGTAGACCTGCCGCATGTAGGGATCGGGCTCGTGCTGCGCGACGGTGGCGGTCACCTCCACGGCGACCTGCTCGTAGCCGATGGTGGTCTCCAGCGCGCTCTGGTCCGCAGGCAGCAGCCAATTGACCAGCGTCTGCTGGTGCTGCTCGACCCGGCGGACCATCGCCAGCTCCCGGCGCAGATCGCGGTTCATCCGCGCGAATTGGTGCTGGAAGATCCAGGACTCGTTCTCGACGCCGTTCATCAGGATCACGCGGATCCGGGTGAACGCGTCGTCGTTCAACTTGCTGATCGGCGTGCGGACGAGATCGGCCCAACTGAACTGCTGCTTGTCGAGGGGGATCCCCCTCTCCTTCATCAGGTCGAGTGCCATTCTTCCTCCTTGGGCGGGAGCAGGAGGTTGACGCGCGCTCCTCCCGGCGTGAACCCCGCGGCTGGGGCGCCGCTCTCGTGGGGCGCTCCCACTATCCGCAGCACGGAGGAGCGTCGCTCGTGGGAGGATCGCCCGATGCGCAAGGAAGCGGCGGCACCGGATCCCCGGCTCGACGAGGCACGCCTGCTGGTGGAGGCAGGCTTTCTCGGCGACGCGCGCCGGCAGGCGGAGAGCCTGCGGGCCGAGCGCCCCGACGATCCCGAGCGCCTCGCGCTCCTGGTCTGGATCGACCAGCGGCGCGGCGCGATCAGCCTGGCCCTCGACGGCTGGCGCAGGCTCCACGAGGCGCGGCCCAGCGGCGGCGAAGCGGTGGCGCTTCTCGCCAGGCTCCGGGTCGAGGAGAGCGGCGCGGTGGCGCAGCGCAGCGATCGGCCGCTGGTGCGGCGGGTGCTGCGGCTGGTGGCGACCGGGCAGAACGATCGGGCGCTGGTGGCGAGCGCGCAGGGGCGCGCCGCTGCCACTGCCGGCGGCGACCGTGAGCAGCAGAAATTGCTGGCGCTGATCGAGGCGCTGGTCCACGAGCTCGCCGGCAGGCCTTCCGCAGCCGTGGCGGTGCTCACCGCCCTCGGCGAGGATCCCGCCTTCGCGCAGGACGTGGACAGGCTCGCGATCCTCGCCAGGGTCTGCGAGCAGGCCGGTGACGCCGCCGGGCTGCAGGCTGCGGAGCGGGTGCTGGGCTTCCTCGCCTCGTCGGGGATCGTCTCGGCCTTCCCGCGGCTGCTGCAGATCCGCCGCTCCCTCGGCGACGAGGCAGGCGCCACCGCCGTGGAGCGTGCGTGGGAGGAGGCCTTCCGCAGCCGCATCCACCGCTTCAGCGCCGCCGAACGGATCGCCGCCGCCGCCCGGTGCTACGTGACCGCGGAGCGCCTGGCGCTGCTGGAGCTGCCGGCTGCCGCCTCCCTCGAGGATCCGCTGCAGCGGGCGATCGCGCAGGTGGTCGAGGGGAAGGCGGAGGCGGCGCTCCCGCATCTCGGCAGGACGCCCGCCTGGCGGGCGGAGGCGCTGCTCGCCCTGGGCGACTGCCACCAGGCCGCTGCTGCAGCAGCGGAGGCGATCGTCGCACGGCCGGACGTTCCCCACGCGCTGCTGCTCGCGCGCTGCGCCGGCGAGGGGATCGAGCTTCCGGCGCCGGCGCTGGGGGCAGCCCGGCAGATCCTCGCCGGCGTGCGGGCCAGCGGCGTGGCGCTCCCGCCCTTTCTCGAGGCGGCGGCACGGATCGAAACCCGCTGCGGCGGCGCCGAACGGGCGGAGCGGCTCCTCGTCCGCGCAGCCGCTGCCCGGCAGCGCCAGTGGCCACCGCCGGGACTGGTCCGCGCCGCGGCGATCTACACCATGCCCGGCAGGCAGGTGGGGTTGGTGCACGATCTGATCGCCCGCCCCCTGCCCCCTGGCGGCAGGGAGCGCGGCCGCCTCGTCGACGCGGAGATCCACGGCGAGCTCGATCGCGGGGTGCGGCAGCAGCTCCGGCGCATCTTCGCCGCGGTCCGCGAGACCCTTGCCGCGCGTTATCCGGAGCGCGCCGCCTGCTTCGATGCGTGCGGCTGGTCGATCCACTTCACCAAGGAGGACGAGCCCTCCGGCGGTCCGTCGCTCGGGCTCCCCGCAGCGATCGCCTTCGCCTCGGCGCTCCTCGACAAGCCGGTGCCACAGGGCCTCGTCTTCACCGGCGCCGTGAGCTACGACGCGGCGGCGCACCTGGCCGTGCGGCCGGTGGGCGATCTCGGCAAGAAGATCGAGGCGGTGCTCCACGCGGGCGCGGAGCGCCTCGTCTTCCCGGCGGCGCAACGCGAGGAGGCGCTCTCGGCGCAGGTGGTCCCCGCTCTCTTCGCCAGGGAGGTGGCCGCGCCGGTGGGCTCGTTCGACGAGGCCCTCGCCCTGGTCCTCGGCGACGAGCCCTGAAGCGCTCGCCCCCTCCATGACGACGGGCGACGACGAGGGGCAACGACAGCGGGGCCCTCCGTCGCCGGAGGGCCCCGCAAGAATCCCGCAGTTGCGGGAACCCGGGTCAACCCTGGGTGGTCTGGGGCCCCCCGTTGATCGAGGACCAGTTCGGCTGCAGCGGCGCCTGCATCTGCTGGTGCATCGGCGTGCCGTAGCCCTGCATCGGGCCGTAGCCCATCGGCGCGTAGCCGTACTGGGTCGGATGGGCGTAGCCCCAGGGCGCCATCGGGTTGTAGTTGGCGTCGTAGCCGTAGCCGGTGTGCGAGAGCCCCTGGTTGTAGGTGGGGACGTAGCCGACGGGG
Proteins encoded in this window:
- a CDS encoding N-acetylglutaminylglutamine amidotransferase codes for the protein MCGFSGEIRFDGSVASVPAVAAMTEALAPRGPDGAGVHAQGRVALGHRRLKIIDLSDHAAQPMVDSDLGLSLVFNGCIYNYKELRAELEERGYRFFSSGDTEVLLKAYHAFGPAFVERLQGMFAFCIVERDSGRVVLGRDRLGIKPLYLAESGSRLRFASTLPALLAGGEVDTTIDEVALHHYMHFHSVVPPPRTILRGVRKLPPATVAVIDADGNRRDTRYWEPRFEPRAGDEKLSARDWEDLTLDTLRRAVRRRLVADVPVGVLLSGGLDSSLIVGLLAEEGQKGLSTFSIGFETVNGEAGDEFQYSDIVARHFGTDHHKIAVDSKRALPALERCIAAMSEPMVSHDNVGFFLLSEEVSKHVKVVQSGQGADEIFAGYHWYPPMLESNDAVGDYGRVFFDRDPEEYAATMQPRWVGADHSRAFVEEHFARPGASRAVDKALRIDTTVMLVDDPVKRVDNQTMAFGLEARVPFLDHEVVELGARIPAEYKVAQGGKGVLKEAGRRVIPHEVIDRPKGYFPVPALKYLQGPYLERVKETLGSRQARERGLFQADRVATLLADPEKHITPLRGSKLWQVALLELWLQSHGL
- a CDS encoding flavin monoamine oxidase family protein — its product is MTVRSDVLVIGAGMAGLAAAHELQRHGRQVLVLEARDRVGGRVWTVHVPGLAPPVELGPEFIHGVPPSTCTLARDAGLAVHEIEATHLCLEGGALGSCGPGFERAVRSLAEAKEDVTFATWLARQRRRGALDDREAELATSYVEGFYAADPGDASARAIALEEEASARNQGDRAFRIEAGYAALAGWLARDLAVRLSTPVERIHWRPGEVVATTPGGTFAAPAAVVALPLAALQQSDLFRPGLGSGDDLERLGMGDLVKLTLQFRSRFWGDRLPVMGFFHVRHGSYITWWSAWPEPAPLRVAWAGGTAAERLQRAPDTLTEVAVAEGARLLGTSEERVRRELAAVHHHDWRADPWAGGAYTYLRVGGIEAQARAAQPVAETLFFAGEWADLEDVGTVRAALRTGTRAARALLASGAHAVAGR
- a CDS encoding ferritin-like domain-containing protein, which produces MKTPVDMGKNRTGAAMSPKQSKKMFEFAQDARVPPGDERAMASMRGAYSSNGETIGTMPPPSSVKGAVKAAGTMMTGRKPTVLLDKLGERLAFERTGTRLYEAVRAKLAALGGGNGIGIHEEALREIQDQETEHMQLLAEAIEKLGADPTTETPSADMAGVQAMGVMQVITDPRTTIPQCLSALLTAELVDNASWEMLIELADEFGQDELVPEFRRALQEEQRHLQLVKGWLTEATRLEAHGEAAV
- a CDS encoding S16 family serine protease; amino-acid sequence: MRKEAAAPDPRLDEARLLVEAGFLGDARRQAESLRAERPDDPERLALLVWIDQRRGAISLALDGWRRLHEARPSGGEAVALLARLRVEESGAVAQRSDRPLVRRVLRLVATGQNDRALVASAQGRAAATAGGDREQQKLLALIEALVHELAGRPSAAVAVLTALGEDPAFAQDVDRLAILARVCEQAGDAAGLQAAERVLGFLASSGIVSAFPRLLQIRRSLGDEAGATAVERAWEEAFRSRIHRFSAAERIAAAARCYVTAERLALLELPAAASLEDPLQRAIAQVVEGKAEAALPHLGRTPAWRAEALLALGDCHQAAAAAAEAIVARPDVPHALLLARCAGEGIELPAPALGAARQILAGVRASGVALPPFLEAAARIETRCGGAERAERLLVRAAAARQRQWPPPGLVRAAAIYTMPGRQVGLVHDLIARPLPPGGRERGRLVDAEIHGELDRGVRQQLRRIFAAVRETLAARYPERAACFDACGWSIHFTKEDEPSGGPSLGLPAAIAFASALLDKPVPQGLVFTGAVSYDAAAHLAVRPVGDLGKKIEAVLHAGAERLVFPAAQREEALSAQVVPALFAREVAAPVGSFDEALALVLGDEP